Proteins encoded within one genomic window of Strix uralensis isolate ZFMK-TIS-50842 chromosome 32, bStrUra1, whole genome shotgun sequence:
- the LOC141936137 gene encoding feather keratin B-4-like: MSHCRQMISSRCLAPCEVACPQPIVNAWNQPCVTSCGDSRAVIYPPPVVMTFPGPILSSCPQESIVGSSAPSGIGSTFGSMSSLGSSGSYGSRILYNYGRSYSSYVSSGYGFGSCRPC; this comes from the coding sequence ATGTCTCACTGCAGACAGATGATCAGCTCCCGCTGCCTTGCACCCTGTGAAGTGGCCTGCCCGCAGCCCATTGTGAATGCCTGGAACCAGCCCTGTGTTACATCCTGTGGTGATTCCAGAGCCGTGATCTACCCACCACCCGTGGTCATGACCTTCCCAGGACCCATTCTCAGCTCCTGCCCTCAGGAGAGCATAGTGGGCAGCTCAGCACCATCTGGCATTGGGAGTACTTTTGGGTCCATGAGTTCCCTGGGTTCCAGTGGTTCCTATGGCTCTAGGATCTTGTACAATTATGGGAGGTCATATTCTTCCTATGTATCCAGTGGTTATGGTTTTGGGAGCTGCAGACCATGTTAA